A single genomic interval of Halorubrum aethiopicum harbors:
- a CDS encoding polymer-forming cytoskeletal protein, with product MSLRGSGPIDELSVPSGTTVEEHDVVVDGDVLVGGQSTVEFGIRGRNVAIGERVDVGDDIEADGDCRLDTWCSVDGNVLVGEDAYLGERVTVTGRLMVSGDLDIGDDVEIEEGFEANGWIVIRNPVPTLVFYFIVLSQLLRVGETDAADELAEALADGDDVRDPLLVPRGAEVSDDAWRVSTPATVGDDCRLHGNLRAESIAVGERNEVFGSLRAREDVAVGAASTIHGDVTTRGGTVTIEADAHVRGDVSAGDLVIHDGAEIDGSLRARGEMKLVQSVEEEKEDDGDEPDTESEPGVEQEPDTGTGEDTGPETDEEGIDPEESAESEESEESEESKKSRESEKPMETDEPEEAEPTVATADGSGADGAGTNEDREDATSGSLHTTLEETESVEEGESLEPRTPADEDDEGTDRE from the coding sequence GTGTCACTGAGGGGGAGCGGTCCGATAGACGAGCTCTCGGTCCCGTCGGGGACCACCGTCGAGGAGCACGACGTGGTGGTCGACGGCGACGTGCTCGTGGGCGGGCAGTCGACCGTCGAGTTCGGGATCCGCGGCCGCAACGTCGCGATCGGCGAGCGCGTCGACGTCGGCGACGACATCGAGGCGGACGGCGACTGCCGGCTCGACACCTGGTGTTCCGTCGACGGGAACGTCCTCGTCGGCGAGGACGCCTACCTCGGCGAGCGGGTGACGGTCACCGGCCGGCTCATGGTCTCCGGCGACCTCGACATCGGCGACGACGTGGAGATCGAGGAGGGGTTCGAGGCCAACGGCTGGATCGTCATCCGGAACCCGGTCCCCACGCTCGTCTTCTACTTCATCGTGCTCTCCCAGCTGTTGCGGGTCGGCGAGACCGACGCGGCAGACGAGCTGGCCGAGGCGCTCGCCGACGGCGACGACGTGCGCGACCCGCTCCTCGTCCCCCGCGGAGCCGAGGTCTCGGACGACGCCTGGCGCGTGTCCACGCCCGCGACCGTCGGCGACGACTGCCGGCTCCACGGCAACCTCCGGGCGGAGTCGATCGCGGTCGGCGAGCGCAACGAGGTGTTCGGTTCGCTGCGCGCCCGCGAGGACGTCGCCGTCGGGGCCGCCTCGACGATCCACGGCGACGTGACCACCCGCGGCGGGACGGTCACGATCGAGGCGGACGCCCACGTCCGCGGCGACGTCTCCGCCGGCGACCTCGTGATCCACGACGGCGCGGAGATCGACGGCTCGCTGCGCGCCCGCGGCGAGATGAAACTCGTTCAGTCGGTCGAGGAGGAGAAGGAGGACGACGGCGACGAGCCGGATACCGAGTCGGAACCGGGCGTCGAGCAGGAACCCGATACCGGGACGGGCGAGGATACGGGTCCGGAGACTGACGAGGAGGGAATCGATCCGGAGGAGTCGGCAGAGTCTGAAGAATCAGAGGAATCCGAGGAGTCGAAGAAATCGAGAGAGTCGGAGAAACCGATGGAGACGGACGAACCGGAGGAGGCGGAGCCGACCGTCGCGACGGCCGACGGATCCGGGGCCGACGGAGCCGGGACCAACGAGGATCGCGAGGACGCGACCTCGGGATCGCTACACACGACGCTTGAGGAGACGGAGTCGGTCGAGGAAGGGGA